The Rhodothermales bacterium genomic interval TCGACTCATCGAGCACCGGCTCGGGCTTCGCCTTTGTGCCTCTGGTGGCTGTCTTCCGGGCTTTTGTTTCGGCGCGGGACTTGGTCCGCCGGCCGTCGCGCTGCACGAGGTCGTCGTAGAAAATGAACTCATCGCAGTTCGCCGTGAGGAGGTCGGACGTCGAGTGCCGCACCCCCACCCCGATCACCATCTTGTTGTTCTCGCGCAGCTTGCTGACGAGCGGCGAGAAGTCCGAGTCCCCGCTGATGATGACGAACGTGTCGACATGCTCCTTCGTGTAGCAGAGATCCAGCGCGTCGACGACCATCCGGATGTCGGCGGAGTTCTTTCCGGACTGGCGCACGTGCGGGATCTCGATCAGCTCGAACGACGCCTCGTGCATCGCCCCCTTGAAATCCTTGTACCGCGCCCAGTCGCAGTAGGCCTTTTTGACGACGATATTGCCCTTGAGCAAGAGGCGCTCGAGCACCTTCACGATATCGAACTGGTCCTTATCCGCCTCGCGGACGCCGATAGCCACGTTCTCGAAATCGCAGAACACGGCCATGATTTTGGTTTCGTCGGAAACGGGCATAGGGGATTGGATACAATCAAATGACTACAAAACCACTAAATGCGGGAAGCGTGGATACGCAAAACATGGCGTCTCCAGGACATACCCATTCGATATCCGCCTTCACATCACGGCCACAACCACCCGAAGATGCCGGCCGTCAGCAACCCATAGATGAACGCGTCGAGGAGGGCCTTGCCGGTGGAGCTCCATTTCTTTTTAAACCAGATCGACATCGGCACCGCACCGAATCCATAGCTGGCGAATGTCACGACGCCAACAACGCGAAACACGGCCAGGTAATCCGAGCCGGCACCCAGCGTCCGGCTCGCCAGATACGCGGCAAACAGGCTGACGACCACACAGAACGCAAACCACTGGACGAAGGTGCTCCCCATCGCGAACGGGCCGTTGGGTAGTACAGTCGCGAGCATTACCGGCCCCTCCTCCAGCTTTTTGGCGAACTCGGGGCTGGAGCGTTCCGCGGGGGTCGTGGCGTGGGGAATCATGT includes:
- a CDS encoding NYN domain-containing protein encodes the protein MPVSDETKIMAVFCDFENVAIGVREADKDQFDIVKVLERLLLKGNIVVKKAYCDWARYKDFKGAMHEASFELIEIPHVRQSGKNSADIRMVVDALDLCYTKEHVDTFVIISGDSDFSPLVSKLRENNKMVIGVGVRHSTSDLLTANCDEFIFYDDLVQRDGRRTKSRAETKARKTATRGTKAKPEPVLDESKQEAMDLLLETYDALVEERGEQEKIWGSMIKQTLKRRKPGFTESHYGYRTFSELLEEAAKYNIVKLERDQKSGGYVVSSVG